The following are encoded in a window of Sciurus carolinensis unplaced genomic scaffold, mSciCar1.2, whole genome shotgun sequence genomic DNA:
- the LOC124974006 gene encoding olfactory receptor 5V1-like yields MDVGNLSTVTQFVLMGLSDLPRVRLPLFVAFAAIYQITLVGNGAILLALGTERKLHTPMYYLLANLSLLDIFCPSATVPKMLHDLLTGEHSISFLGCAVQLYFLVALAGSEVFLLAVMAYDRYVAICFPLRYSLIMTRARCVQLVCGTWAAGFLNSLLHTVSTFRLSFCKSNLVNQYYCDIPQIVALSCSSTYVAEMLVLVVGGMLGISAFLSTLASYVSIISTVLRIPSAAGKRKAFSTCASHLLVVCLFYGTVLFTYMRRASSQDSLSRDQLVSMLYGVITPMLNPLIYSLRNTEVKGALRKVLCGGARAQQAGR; encoded by the coding sequence ATGGACGTGGGCAACCTCAGCACCGTGACTCAGTTCGTGCTCATGGGGCTCTCCGACCTCCCCCGGGTGCGCCTCCCTCTCTTCGTGGCCTTTGCCGCCATCTACCAGATCACCTTGGTGGGAAACGGGGCCATCCTCCTGGCCCTGGGGACTGAGAGGAAGCTGCACACTCCCATGTATTATCTTCTGGCAAACTTGTCCCTCTTGGACATCTTCTGCCCCTCAGCCACCGTCCCCAAGATGCTGCACGACCTCCTGACTGGTGAGCACAGCATCTCTTTCCTTGGGTGTGCTGTGCAGCTCTATTTCCTGGTGGCCCTGGCTGGAAGtgaggtcttcctgctggccGTCATGGCTTACGACCGCTACGTGGCCATATGCTTCCCCCTGAGATACTCCCTCATCATGACCAGGGCGCGCTGTGTCCAGCTGGTGTGTGGGACCTGGGCAGCTGGGTTCCTCAACTCCCTCCTGCACACCGTGTCCACCTTCCGCCTGTCCTTCTGCAAGTCCAACCTGGTCAACCAGTACTACTGCGACATCCCGCAGATTGTGGCCCTCTCCTGCTCCTCCACGTACGTGGCAGAGATGCTGGTTTTAGTGGTAGGAGGCATGTTGGGGATCAGCGCCTTCCTGAGCACCTTGGCCTCCTATGTGTCCATCATCTCCACCGTCCTCAGGATCCCGTCGGCAGCAGGCAAGcgcaaagccttttccacctgtgcctcccacctccTGGTGGTCTGCCTCTTCTACGGCACAGTCCTCTTCACCTACATGCGCCGCGCCTCCAGCCAAGACTCCCTCTCCAGAGACCAACTCGTCTCTATGCTCTATGGGGTgatcacccccatgctgaaccccctcatctacagcctgagaaaCACGGAGGTCAAGGGAGCCCTCAGGAAGGTCCTGTGTGGGGGGGCACGTGCACAGCAAGCAGGACGTTAG
- the LOC124974007 gene encoding olfactory receptor 5V1-like — MDVGNLSTVTQFVLMGLSDLPRVRLPLFVAFAAIYQITLVGNGAILLALGTERKLHTPMYYLLANLSLLDIFCPSATVPKMLHDLLTGEHSISFLGCAVQLYFLVALAGSEVFLLAVMAYDRYVAICFPLRYSLIMTRARCVQLVCGTWAAGFLNSLLHTVSTFRLSFCKSNLVNQYYCDIPQIVALSCSSTYVAEMLVLVVGGMLGISAFLSTLASYVSIISTVLRIPSAAGKRKAFSTCASHLLVVCLFYGTTIFTYVRPSSSHHSPARDRLVSMLYGVITPMLNPLIYSLRNTEVKGALRRVLCGGARAQQAGR; from the coding sequence ATGGACGTGGGCAACCTCAGCACCGTGACTCAGTTCGTGCTCATGGGGCTCTCCGACCTCCCCCGGGTGCGCCTCCCTCTCTTCGTGGCCTTTGCCGCCATCTACCAGATCACCTTGGTGGGAAACGGGGCCATCCTCCTGGCCCTGGGGACTGAGAGGAAGCTGCACACTCCCATGTATTATCTTCTGGCAAACTTGTCCCTCCTGGACATCTTCTGCCCCTCAGCCACCGTCCCCAAGATGCTGCACGACCTCCTGACTGGTGAGCACAGCATCTCTTTCCTTGGGTGTGCTGTGCAGCTCTATTTCCTGGTGGCCCTGGCTGGAAGtgaggtcttcctgctggccGTCATGGCTTACGACCGCTACGTGGCCATATGCTTCCCCCTGAGATACTCCCTCATCATGACCAGGGCGCGCTGTGTCCAGCTGGTGTGTGGGACCTGGGCAGCTGGGTTCCTCAACTCCCTCCTGCACACCGTGTCCACCTTCCGCCTGTCCTTCTGCAAGTCCAACCTGGTCAACCAGTACTACTGCGACATCCCGCAGATTGTGGCCCTCTCCTGCTCCTCCACGTACGTGGCAGAGATGCTGGTTTTAGTGGTAGGAGGCATGTTGGGGATCAGCGCCTTCCTGAGCACCTTGGCCTCCTACGTGTCCATCATCTCCACCGTCCTCAGGATCCCGTCGGCAGCAGGCAAGcgcaaagccttctccacctgtgcctcccacctccTGGTGGTCTGCCTCTTCTACGGCACAACCATCTTCACGTACGTCCGTCCCTCTTCCAGCCACCATTCCCCAGCCAGAGACCGACTCGTCTCTATGCTCTATGGGGTgatcacccccatgctgaaccccctcatctacagcctgagaaaCACGGAGGTCAAGGGAGCCCTCAGGAGGGTCCTGTGTGGGGGGGCACGTGCACAGCAAGCAGGACGTTAG